Part of the Vigna unguiculata cultivar IT97K-499-35 chromosome 3, ASM411807v1, whole genome shotgun sequence genome, ctttgtatcattttgattaagtaatgtattataacttttattagtatataaaaaagagattcattagaatttaaaagattaaagtaaacaaacatttaaaatatattttaatttgaatatttgtttttcgtttatattttttaaaatatatttttcaatattatcaactatgtttcattaatgtttgtaaatttaataaatgtattggttctcatgaaattttatttggtattataatctaaaatgtaaacaattataatttattttaaacttttattatgattattatttgttctttgtatcattttgatcaaatgatatattataacttttattagtgtataaaaaagagatttattagaacttaaaagattgaagtaaacaaacatttaaaatatcaattatgttctttgtatcattttgatcaaatgatatattataatttttattagtgtataaaaaagagatttattagaatttaaaagatcgaagtaaacaaacatttaaattatattttaatttgaatatttgtttttcttttatattttttaaaaaatatttttaaattttatcaattatgtttcattaatatttgcaaatttaataattgttttagttctcaagaaattttatttggtattataatataaaatgtaaacaattataatttattttaaagtattttatatagaagaaacaaccatcattctaatattaaatatttgataatattatgtttcctttatcataatttttttattattttatgaaaattaattaaaattaatattgaagtagtaagaaaatgagtatgagtatgggtacgagattatacccgttacccggtggggatgggatgtgtcaaaaatttaatacatgTTGGGTTTAGGTATGAGAatggagatgaatttttttacggggatgagTATGGAATAGCAAAACCCGTGCCCGTCCCGTTGCTGACCCTAATCATAGgtaaacaatatttatattctttataaTAACACGTTTTTCccatcaaattaacaaattttattattttttatcagaaatgagaccaattcattttataaataagcACGTGGAGACAAGACATAATCAATAACATttgatacaaaaataattgaagttCCAAAGTTTGTTATCCAAATTTGTGATTACTTGGACATACAAAATCAAATAGTCACGTACTTCAAGTGATAACACTTTcttaaatggaaaatataaaaaattttgaacattCAATCAAATTAAAGTTTTCAATAAAAACTAGAAACTCAATTGAAAACTTCACTGAACAACTTAAAACTTGATTAAGTTATTATTATGTCACCTTAATTAACGAagaagatttaattaaaaaatacacatattttagatattcaataacgaaaattttaaacataaacttaataaaacaatactcaaatttaaaaaatactcaaaatttaattaaacctttattttatcttaaattcataatttgttaTAAGTTTTCtcttatatctttatttttttccacTTTCAAATTGATTTATACTTATTCGGTTACTTTGAATGTTTTAATAGTTTTACCCTTTTCCTGTATTTGCAATTCCTTATTTCTTATAATCTTTTATTCAGAAAAGTATTTAAGAACAtactttaattatatcataacaTCTTATAAACACGCAATCAATTTTAGATGCAATTGTCGCTTAATAGTTACaatatttctttacttttatatgTTTGGATAGTTATCAAGTTCGAgtctatatatttaatttagttttaaaattaattatattgacCTAATGTGTTTTCTTGATTGACTTTGGTCaatatataagaattttaacataaccaaattaaaaattataaaatcacataatgttatttattttaatttttgaaaattgatatcGATcggtttaataaattttcatcgAAACAATATCATATCAAACATGACCAGTATTGCAATTTTTTGTATCTATCAACTTTCcagttgactttttttttccataaatattcaaatttaatatttatttttctattgataaacctttaaattatttaaatttataaggttAATATGTTACATATTAGGTTAAATCAAcctaaataaaatttgagaactttaaataaattttataatttctaaaatgataaacaaatatttctaatttaaaaaatttattagtaCGATAAGAAGTGGATTTTAACTTAGACTAAATtctataaaactaatttataaaataaaatttgagatcattttaaatatatattataaactcaTCTTATTTTTAATCGATATGGAATATCCGAACATAAAAATCCAAATTTCACATGACAAGTCTCAACAAAAAAACTGATTTTAAGTATGAATATCAAACTTTCATTTATAGTTTAGCTTTCTGAGAAAGATAAATATTGTGAACAAAACTACAATGACTTGATGTTCCAGCCTCTGAAACAAGGAGCACGCGACCGTGGTTATTTAACATACCCCAAGAATGTGATATATAATTTCCTGTTCATTGTAACAGTGGGGTTTTCATCTTAAAGCAAGCATGACTTCAACAATGAGTGGCTTCTCTTAGACCGTATAAATTCCAAACTTTAACTTTAAACCAAACACTTCAGTTGCCTCACTTGATTAAGATCATATGGAGCTTTTTATTCAACCAATAAAAGCAATAACTTAACCAACAAATTTTCTTTACCTTTGTAGATCATGATGCTAGAGTTGTAGGTGGACAATTATCAACAGTGCAAGCCAAGATATCCCTGTACTCCCTGGATATTCTGAAAGAGTCATAAACTTCTCCATCACTGCTTTTCTTGTATTCAAGCAACAGGTTTGATTGGTCAAATGCTGTAAGCTTGACAAATCCAAAGTCATGGTCTTTAAATATACTCCATCTTGTGTTTATGGGAGCAAAATCAGCAAGGGATGCTCCTCCTCCCCCAACCACTAGATGTATTGTACCATTCAAGGGGCCCTTGTAATTGTGCTTCTCTTTACTGGTGCAGATGTTCTGTGTAAGGAAAATGGCagttattttttcatgtttaatgataacagaaaacaagaaaaaagtgTCATAATTCAATCATTTTGATTCTTGATGACAAAGTGACGGCTAGAAAGCTCAGATTCGATACCGCATAAATACAGGAATATGATGAAGTTAATAATCATAAGCTACGACACAACTATAACACCCTGTATTAAATTAATCTTCATGTAGTTAAAAAAGATGCAAAGTTATTTTAGATAATAAAGTGGTAGAATTTATCTTATTATTGTGGCATTCAAATTTATATTGGTAAAAAGTTAACGTACCAAAAGTATACAAAGCTAACaagtaagaaatattttaataacaaaatgaCCATAATCTAATGTCTGTCTTGATAACCAAACTGACAGTGAGTAAAGTGACCAACAAGAAAAGGACAAGATGAGTTGTACACTTCCAAATGGAGAAAGCTATTTTCAAGCCATAGCATATACTCATCTAGAGCTTCTACAGGGAACTAAAGGAACAAAGTAAAAACTATCTATCTCTGAAGTTAGACAAAATACCTCATACACAGGGCAAGTTCTTTCATAGTTATGGACATGTCCATACATTGCTATGTCAACCTTATACTTTTGCCAGAGATATTGAAGGTCTTCCCTTCCCATTGGTTCTTCAAAAGAGCCTTCTGCAACATAGAAGTCTGCAGAAGAATAACCAAGCACCCTATGCGCAAGAAATATCAGCCATGGCTGTTTCTGTCGGTCAACCGAAGCTAGGCAATTTTCAATGAACTTATACTGTTCTGATCCTTTTCTCCAATCGAGTTCTGTGTTAGCTATGCAGAATCTGAACATACCATAGTCAGTTGAATACCTGGCAAAGTAAAGTAATTTTTGAAGATCTTTCTGGGAGGAAATAAATAGCatcattaacatttttttgtcCGTATACTCAAGAAGCTAACAaaatttacttcatttttatGAATAGGTTGACTTAGTTTAATAGGTTAACTTAGTTATTTGGTGCAAGAGAAGGGCACGGCTATGCAACTTTGATGTTTTGAATACATGTGAAAGATGCTAAATGCCTACGTCCATTAGAGTTTTATAAAAGGGAACTTATTAAACACAGATGCTGAAAGGTTGAAATTATACAGATATTTTACCAGAATTTTTCCCTGTTCTCAGCTGGTACATAAAACATGGTTTGAGACGGTACACCACATTCACCACCAGAATCCATGGTTCCATAAAATGATCCAGTCCCTGGCCAGTCACGTTCATGATTGCCACTAAAAGCAACAAATGAAAAGCATTAAATGACATAATCGAGTAGCAGTAAACATACGAAAATGCAACTCATGCATGACAAGTCAAACCTTGCCGTCATATATGGTACAGTTGATGCAATTGGCTCAATTTGAGCAGTAAACTGATCCCACTGTGAAAGGTATCCAGACGCATAGCATAAATCACCAATGTGGAAGACTATATCTACGTCTTTTAAGTCTTTTATAATCTGTTTAGTAGTGTTGAGTGAGCCAGGCTGGTAATTATTAAATTCATTGGAGCCATCAGCTTCTGCCTGCGTGtaagataagaaaataaaaagtagagTAATCAGTAATTAAATCAGAAATAAGAACACCTGATAGCTTTCCAGGgtataaatattttgacaatGCAAAATATGTaagttaaattcaaatataaaataacataaaataaaggaGAGTAGATATAATTGGAATAACCTATGGATCAGAAGAAGACAAAGAAGTAAGAGATTTAAATCAACCCGATCAATCTTTTCTCTTTTGCCTATATGTAATTATGAATTCATTTATACAAATGGTATCTCCAGATTTCAGAACATGGTTATAACTAGAAGAGCCacgagagaaaataaaaaggaaagaaaattacCTTTCCCATATCACCGAATATGACTACACGTTGCAAGGAATTTTGACCTGGAAAAGGAGATGCTTTGAACTGGTATTCTTCGCTCCATATTACTGTACCATTAAATAGTCTATGCCCCAGCTTGTATATGTAcctgaaaatagaaaaaaaaatacattgcaATTTGGGGTTCGTGCACAGTGAACTGCTGCTAATAAAATCAAGATGTCCCTTCGTACCAGAATATTTAGTTTTGAACCAATATATAGTTATGTTACTTATGATAATACAAGTCATGCGGGGAAAAAGAAGTATATTTGGTGCCAAATCCTTTCTACTTGAATCACATGCAAATTTCTTGGTTTCATGATAGTGGCTATTCTTCCACTTCAACCAAATAGAACCACACCCAACATAGCGTTTGGTTTCTTATAATAATACAAGTCACGTAGGAAAATAGTTGCATATTTGGAGTCAATcctttctaataaaataaaatctcatcAAATATCTTAGTTACTTGACAGTGGTTATCTTGATGAAATTTCccatttaatcatttataagaACTCCAAACATTGGAATTTGAAGGATACATATTCCTGTTTTCACTGAATGAAGTTATCCATCAGCATATATTTCCGTTCATCACAATAATATTCTGATACACTACAGCGTCAGCACTCATAATTACTTACCAATTAGAAGTAATTCCAAACACCGAAATTGCAAGATATTCATGTTTAAATATGTTAGCTTTTTTATGTTCTAATTGTCGGAAAATCTCGCATTGCATGCCTTAATTCTTAGAGTGCAGTTTATATATCTGTTGGACAACCTCACTTACTGCCAATTAGTTTTAAGTTGAATTTGACATGGCATCAGAGCCTACAGTTTATCTTAGTAATTCCCTAATATGTCAATCAGAGAGTTTGCacttattaattaaaagtagttgtgaataaatttatatatcttGCATGATGTTCTGCATAAATTTGTGAAAATCAAATGGATTAAACAGGGATCATTTCTAGTAATGTTATGGTTGGAAGGTGCACCTTAACTCAAAAGGAAGTCTTACTAAATGAAGCTTTTGTAAGGTAATAAAATTGCCAACATGTGCGTAAGCTGTGTTGTAGTGAATGAGTGGacatacaataaaatattttatcagaAACTAAAATATCTCACCAAAAGTTGAAGTAGATCCTattgtgaaattaaaaaatagagtaGCAAATTAAGAATATCAGTTGTCAAGCAAGCAATTATAATTATTCTCAAATAAGATATAACATACTCTCTGTTGGGCCACAACTCCTTCAGAAAACTAGTGTGTGTATATCCTGGGTCACGCCATCCAACAGTTCTTGCTGGTGCACCTACATATATACATGAATATAAGAAAGTGAACGTTTTCAATTCCACTACTTCCTCTTTATGAATGGAATTTGCAAATAGCCATccacattttaaaattcaaatactattacCGACACAATAAACATGATTTTCCATCCCAAAAGTACCTATGACTCAAATATAGTTAAAATTGACACTAGAAGGTAGCAGAAGAGTTGCATACCACACATTGTGTTGCGATCAAAAGTCAGTGTCCCAGCAG contains:
- the LOC114178965 gene encoding probable inactive purple acid phosphatase 1, encoding MMMMIRGMWKSRELFFSFLVLATFQLAVSDEHQPLSKVAIHETTLALDERAYIKATPNVLGLTGQNTEWVTLQYSNPKPTVEDWIGVFSPANFSASTCPAENTRVDPPFLCSAPIKYQYANFSSTSYKTTGKGSLKLQLINQRSDFSFALFTGGLTSPKLVAVSNKVSFINPNAPLYPRLAQGKTWNEMTVTWTSGYGISEAEPFVEWGPKGGNHVKSPAGTLTFDRNTMCGAPARTVGWRDPGYTHTSFLKELWPNREYIYKLGHRLFNGTVIWSEEYQFKASPFPGQNSLQRVVIFGDMGKAEADGSNEFNNYQPGSLNTTKQIIKDLKDVDIVFHIGDLCYASGYLSQWDQFTAQIEPIASTVPYMTASGNHERDWPGTGSFYGTMDSGGECGVPSQTMFYVPAENREKFWYSTDYGMFRFCIANTELDWRKGSEQYKFIENCLASVDRQKQPWLIFLAHRVLGYSSADFYVAEGSFEEPMGREDLQYLWQKYKVDIAMYGHVHNYERTCPVYENICTSKEKHNYKGPLNGTIHLVVGGGGASLADFAPINTRWSIFKDHDFGFVKLTAFDQSNLLLEYKKSSDGEVYDSFRISREYRDILACTVDNCPPTTLAS